A genomic stretch from Pseudomonadota bacterium includes:
- a CDS encoding Rieske (2Fe-2S) protein, whose amino-acid sequence MPKGARRGDAKRRAQEDTTLKPAFDVSLPLEKACTPPAAWYTSPEVAARERAVIFSRSWHYAAPSAWLRAPGEFTTVSVAGESLLIVRGQDGVLRAFSNVCRHRASPVATVARGACKAFRCPYHGWTYGTDGALHVAPECEGVEDFDPRAVRLPEVAVEEAAASPMHPRRFSQMRCDIACAMAPRGWFTLTVARMWSRATGRSTSTTTSMAAITSRACTRCCIASSTTPRTAPSWVTGGTCSTAPPARLKIRATPPGWASCVPGSTPSTTGSSRTSR is encoded by the coding sequence ATGCCGAAGGGAGCGAGGCGTGGCGACGCGAAGCGCCGTGCTCAGGAGGATACGACGCTGAAGCCCGCATTCGATGTCTCGTTGCCCCTCGAGAAGGCGTGCACCCCACCGGCCGCGTGGTACACATCGCCGGAGGTGGCGGCCCGCGAGCGCGCCGTCATCTTCTCGCGAAGCTGGCACTATGCCGCGCCCTCTGCGTGGCTGCGGGCACCGGGAGAGTTCACCACGGTCTCGGTGGCGGGCGAGTCGCTGCTCATCGTGCGCGGTCAGGACGGCGTGCTGCGCGCCTTCTCGAATGTGTGCCGGCATCGCGCGAGCCCCGTGGCCACAGTGGCCCGCGGCGCCTGCAAGGCCTTCCGCTGCCCCTATCACGGCTGGACCTACGGCACCGATGGCGCGCTGCACGTGGCCCCCGAGTGCGAGGGGGTCGAAGACTTCGACCCGAGAGCGGTGCGCCTTCCCGAGGTGGCGGTTGAAGAGGCGGCTGCCTCGCCGATGCACCCCCGCCGTTTCTCTCAGATGCGCTGCGACATCGCCTGTGCGATGGCACCGAGGGGCTGGTTCACGTTGACCGTCGCACGTATGTGGTCGAGAGCAACTGGAAGGTCTACATCGACAACTACCTCGATGGCGGCTATCACATCCCGCGCCTGCACCCGCTGCTGCATCGCTTCCTCGACTACGCCTCGTACCGCACCGAGCTGGGTGACGGGTGGAACGTGCAGCACAGCGCCACCCGCCAGGCTGAAGATCCGAGCAACGCCCCCGGGGTGGGCGAGCTGCGTGCCGGGGTCGACGCCGAGTACTACTGGCTCTTCCCGAACTTCACGGTGA